The following proteins come from a genomic window of Gemmatimonadaceae bacterium:
- the leuS gene encoding leucine--tRNA ligase → MGKIPQEPVDRSDFYDPTFVESKWQERWLVSGTNHTDLAGAKKPFYALMMFPYPSAEGLHVGNLFAFTGNDIYARFQRLQGFDVFEPLGYDAFGIHSENYALKVGEHPSELIPNNIRNFRRQLERAGLMVDWRYTLSTTDPEYYKWTQWVFLQLLKQGLAYKKSAAVNWCPNDKTVLANEQVIAGACERCGAMVEQRQLEQWFFKISDYAPRLLANLDTLDWSDSTRTAQRNWIGKSTGAEVEFALDIDADAPLSVKVFTTRPDTIFGATYLVLAPEHLLVDVVTTREEFDSVREYRELAAKQDLVSRKTSREKTGVFTGSYAINPATGQPVPIWIADYVLMEYGTGAIMGVPGHDERDFEFATKYELPIVRVVAGEGQDASTPLDAAYVDDADAVLVNSGEFDALPVAEGKQRITAMLEANGHGRAVNIYRLHDWCISRQRYWGPPIPIIYCDACGTVPVPEDDLPALLPFVKDFKPDDSGISPLARHEEWYRVACPRCGGQARRETDVSDTFLDSSWYFLRYPSVGVDDQPFEPGMTKKWLPVNSYIGGNEHAVLHLLYSRFITMVLCDGGHFEFEEPFTRFRAHGMIVREGAKMSKSRGNVVIPDAYIEQWGADTFRTYLMFLGPFEEGGDFRDQGISGVRRFIERLWSSVRASATDGDTDPLVLRKLHQTIRKVGEDIPRLSYNTAIAALMEYMNVLRRGERTPHRAEVEPVVQLISPFAPHVAEELWEQLGHTESVFDSGWPGYDPALAAEETIELAVQVNGKLRGTLQVTPSIEQQAALQLALAEPSVAKFVTGTPKKVVFVPGRLLNIVV, encoded by the coding sequence ATGGGCAAGATCCCGCAGGAGCCGGTCGACCGGTCGGATTTCTATGATCCGACGTTTGTCGAATCGAAGTGGCAGGAGCGGTGGCTGGTCAGCGGGACCAACCACACCGACCTCGCCGGCGCCAAGAAGCCGTTTTACGCGCTGATGATGTTCCCGTACCCGTCGGCCGAAGGGCTGCACGTCGGGAATCTGTTCGCGTTCACGGGCAACGACATCTACGCGCGGTTCCAGCGGCTGCAGGGATTCGACGTGTTCGAGCCGCTCGGCTACGACGCGTTCGGGATTCACTCCGAGAACTACGCGCTCAAGGTCGGCGAGCACCCGAGCGAGCTGATCCCGAACAACATCAGGAATTTCCGGCGGCAGCTCGAGCGCGCGGGACTGATGGTGGATTGGCGCTACACGCTCTCGACGACCGATCCCGAGTACTACAAGTGGACGCAGTGGGTCTTCCTGCAGCTGCTCAAGCAGGGGCTGGCGTACAAGAAGTCCGCCGCGGTTAACTGGTGCCCCAACGACAAGACCGTGCTCGCCAACGAGCAGGTGATCGCGGGCGCGTGCGAGCGGTGCGGCGCGATGGTGGAGCAGCGGCAGCTCGAGCAGTGGTTCTTCAAGATCAGCGACTACGCGCCGCGGCTGCTGGCGAACCTCGACACGCTGGACTGGTCGGACAGCACGCGCACCGCGCAGCGGAACTGGATCGGCAAGTCTACCGGCGCGGAAGTGGAGTTCGCTCTGGACATCGACGCGGACGCGCCGCTGTCGGTGAAAGTCTTCACCACCCGCCCGGACACGATCTTCGGTGCGACGTACCTGGTGCTCGCGCCCGAGCACCTGCTGGTGGACGTCGTCACGACGCGCGAGGAGTTCGACTCGGTGCGCGAGTACCGCGAGCTCGCAGCCAAGCAGGATCTCGTGTCGCGCAAGACGAGCCGCGAGAAGACCGGCGTGTTCACGGGCTCGTACGCGATCAACCCCGCGACCGGGCAGCCGGTCCCGATCTGGATCGCCGATTACGTGCTGATGGAGTACGGCACCGGCGCGATCATGGGCGTCCCCGGGCACGACGAGCGCGACTTCGAGTTCGCGACGAAGTACGAGCTACCGATCGTGCGCGTCGTCGCGGGCGAAGGGCAGGACGCGTCCACGCCGCTCGACGCCGCGTACGTGGACGACGCCGACGCGGTGCTGGTGAACTCCGGCGAGTTCGACGCGCTCCCCGTCGCCGAAGGGAAGCAGCGGATCACCGCGATGCTCGAGGCGAACGGGCACGGGCGCGCGGTGAACATCTACCGGCTGCACGACTGGTGCATCTCACGGCAGCGGTACTGGGGCCCGCCGATCCCGATCATCTATTGCGACGCCTGCGGCACGGTGCCGGTGCCGGAGGATGATCTGCCGGCGCTGCTGCCGTTCGTGAAGGACTTCAAGCCCGACGACAGCGGGATCTCGCCGCTCGCGCGGCACGAGGAGTGGTACCGCGTGGCGTGTCCCAGGTGCGGCGGCCAGGCGCGGCGCGAGACCGACGTGTCGGACACCTTTCTCGACAGCTCGTGGTATTTCCTGCGCTACCCGAGCGTCGGCGTGGACGACCAGCCCTTCGAGCCCGGGATGACGAAGAAGTGGCTGCCGGTCAACTCCTACATCGGCGGGAACGAGCACGCGGTGCTGCACCTGCTGTACTCCCGCTTCATCACGATGGTGCTGTGCGACGGCGGGCACTTCGAGTTCGAGGAGCCGTTCACCCGGTTCCGCGCGCACGGGATGATCGTGCGCGAGGGCGCGAAGATGTCCAAGAGCCGCGGCAACGTCGTAATCCCGGACGCGTACATCGAGCAGTGGGGCGCGGACACGTTCCGCACCTATCTCATGTTCCTCGGGCCGTTCGAGGAAGGCGGCGATTTCCGGGACCAGGGAATCTCCGGCGTGCGGCGCTTCATCGAGCGGCTCTGGTCATCCGTGCGCGCGAGCGCGACCGACGGCGACACCGATCCGCTCGTGCTGCGCAAGCTGCACCAGACCATCCGCAAGGTCGGCGAGGACATTCCCCGCTTGAGCTACAACACCGCGATCGCCGCGCTGATGGAGTACATGAACGTGCTCCGCCGCGGCGAGCGCACGCCGCACCGCGCCGAGGTCGAGCCCGTCGTGCAACTGATCTCCCCATTCGCCCCGCACGTCGCCGAGGAGCTGTGGGAGCAGCTGGGCCACACCGAGAGCGTGTTCGACTCCGGCTGGCCGGGCTACGATCCCGCGCTGGCGGCCGAGGAGACCATCGAGCTAGCGGTGCAGGTGAACGGCAAGCTCCGAGGCACTCTCCAGGTCACGCCGAGCATCGAACAGCAGGCTGCCCTGCAGCTCGCC
- a CDS encoding isoaspartyl peptidase/L-asparaginase — protein sequence MRRIAVLLLAASACAPIAPRNAPAPIDEEHPRLEWGMVLHGGAGVTRTSYTAAELPLMQATFQAALRAGHAILERGGSSLDAVEAAVRILEDDSLFNAGRGAVFTNDSINELDAAIMEGHTYRAGAVAGLHRVKNPITLARAVMERSKHVMMIGDGAERFAAEHGIELVDPSWFRTGRRMRSLRQAIERERRAANPGGSAVVPDPTLRFGTVGAVALDKQGRLAAATTTGGMTNKRYGRVGDVPIIGAGTYASPTCAVSATGDGEYFIRWSIAHSICARTELAGMSLASAADTVIMHILEATGGEGGVISLDSRGHVAMPFNAEGMTRGYVGPDGRTWMKMFR from the coding sequence ATGCGCCGAATCGCCGTACTTCTTCTCGCCGCCTCCGCGTGCGCGCCCATCGCACCGCGCAACGCCCCCGCCCCGATCGATGAGGAGCACCCCCGCCTCGAATGGGGCATGGTCCTCCACGGCGGCGCGGGCGTAACGCGGACGAGCTATACCGCCGCCGAGCTGCCGCTGATGCAGGCGACTTTCCAGGCAGCGCTGCGAGCCGGGCACGCGATCCTCGAGCGCGGCGGCTCCAGCCTCGACGCGGTCGAGGCCGCGGTGCGGATCCTGGAGGACGACTCGCTGTTCAACGCCGGCAGGGGCGCGGTGTTCACCAACGACAGCATCAACGAGCTCGACGCGGCGATCATGGAGGGGCACACGTACCGCGCCGGCGCGGTCGCGGGGTTGCACCGCGTGAAGAACCCCATCACTCTCGCGCGCGCCGTGATGGAGCGCTCCAAGCACGTGATGATGATCGGCGACGGTGCCGAGCGATTCGCCGCCGAGCACGGGATCGAGCTGGTGGATCCGAGCTGGTTCCGCACCGGGCGGCGCATGCGCTCGCTGCGGCAGGCGATCGAGAGGGAGCGGCGCGCCGCCAACCCCGGCGGCTCCGCGGTCGTCCCCGATCCGACTCTCCGCTTTGGCACGGTCGGCGCGGTCGCGCTCGACAAGCAGGGTCGTCTCGCCGCCGCCACCACCACCGGCGGCATGACCAACAAGCGCTACGGCCGCGTGGGCGACGTGCCGATCATCGGCGCGGGCACGTACGCGAGTCCCACCTGCGCGGTATCCGCGACGGGTGACGGCGAGTACTTCATCCGCTGGTCGATCGCGCACTCGATCTGCGCGCGCACCGAGCTGGCCGGCATGTCGCTCGCCTCCGCCGCCGACACCGTCATCATGCACATCCTGGAAGCAACCGGCGGCGAAGGCGGCGTCATCTCCCTCGACTCCCGCGGCCACGTTGCCATGCCGTTCAATGCCGAGGGCATGACTCGCGGTTACGTCGGGCCTGATGGTCGCACTTGGATGAAAATGTTCAGATGA
- a CDS encoding N(4)-(beta-N-acetylglucosaminyl)-L-asparaginase, with product MTLSRRDFLGAGAAAAATAVVSGKAAAGLVEVVDRSVGARAPAATRPVVVASSNGLRGVARAYEMLTRENADTLDAAIAGVNIQELDPEDQSVGLGGLPNADGVVQLDASCMHGPTKRAGAVACIEDIATPSLVAKAVMDYTDHVMLVGAGAKKFALQMGFTEQNLLTEESRQDWLRWRACLSSGDNWLDHTDPVVIKFHTGTINMIALNAAGDVSTVTTTSGLSWKIPGRVGDSPIIGAGQYCDNLVGGAGTTGRGEAVIKACASFLTVEHMRQGMAPEQACLKTLERIVAMTEARLLDERDRPRFDVDFYAVSKDGRFGSASIYSGSRFAVADATGARRVESAYLYPREERPRTARPACVNQAR from the coding sequence ATGACCCTCAGCAGACGTGATTTCCTCGGCGCGGGCGCGGCGGCGGCCGCAACGGCCGTTGTTTCGGGCAAGGCTGCCGCTGGCTTGGTCGAAGTCGTTGATCGAAGCGTTGGCGCGCGCGCGCCGGCCGCCACTCGGCCGGTGGTCGTGGCGTCCAGCAACGGGCTGCGCGGGGTCGCGCGCGCGTACGAGATGCTGACGCGCGAGAATGCGGACACGCTCGATGCTGCGATAGCGGGCGTGAACATCCAGGAGCTCGATCCGGAGGATCAGTCGGTGGGGCTCGGCGGACTGCCGAACGCGGATGGAGTGGTGCAGCTGGACGCGTCGTGCATGCACGGGCCCACGAAGCGGGCGGGCGCGGTCGCGTGCATCGAGGACATCGCGACGCCGTCGCTGGTGGCGAAAGCGGTGATGGATTACACGGACCACGTCATGCTCGTCGGCGCGGGCGCGAAGAAGTTCGCGCTGCAGATGGGATTCACGGAGCAGAACCTCCTCACCGAGGAGAGCAGGCAGGACTGGCTCCGCTGGCGCGCGTGCCTCAGCAGCGGCGACAACTGGCTGGATCACACTGATCCGGTGGTCATCAAGTTCCACACGGGCACGATCAACATGATCGCGCTGAACGCGGCGGGCGACGTGTCGACGGTCACGACGACGAGCGGGCTGTCCTGGAAGATTCCCGGGCGCGTGGGCGACAGCCCGATCATCGGGGCGGGGCAGTACTGCGACAACCTCGTGGGCGGCGCGGGGACGACGGGTCGGGGCGAGGCCGTGATCAAGGCCTGCGCGTCGTTCCTCACCGTGGAGCACATGCGCCAGGGCATGGCGCCGGAGCAGGCCTGCCTCAAGACGCTCGAGCGGATCGTCGCGATGACGGAGGCGCGCCTGCTCGACGAGCGCGACCGCCCGCGCTTCGACGTGGACTTCTACGCGGTCAGCAAGGACGGGCGGTTCGGCTCCGCTTCGATCTACTCCGGCTCCCGCTTCGCCGTAGCCGACGCCACCGGCGCGCGCCGCGTGGAATCCGCGTACCTGTATCCGCGCGAGGAACGACCGCGCACGGCTCGTCCGGCCTGCGTGAACCAGGCTCGCTAG
- the aspA gene encoding aspartate ammonia-lyase, producing MTTPPDSATRREHDLLGERDVPAHALYGVQTLRAVENFPITGVQLWEFPTLVAAMAAVKEAAALANRDLGLLEPGIAGAIVDAAREIRAGAHHEHFVVDMFQGGAGTSTNMNANEVIANRALEILGHRRGDYQAIHPNTHVNLSQSTNDVYPTAVKVALHASITGLQRAMAELAGAFAAKGVEFADLVKIGRTQLQDAVPMTLGQEFSAFAHTILEDVDRLGEAQALIREINMGATAIGTGINAPPEYAESVRRHLSEITGLELITAPDLVEATADTGAFVQLSGVLKRCAVKLSKICNDLRLLSSGPRAGLGEIDLPAMQPGSSIMPGKVNPVIPEVMNQICFDVIGGDVTITLAAEAGQLQLNVFEPVMAYRLLHGMQSLTNGCVVLRERCVTGIKANPARLRWFVEHSIGVVTALVPVLGYDVATQIAKEALDSGRGVYEIVQARGLMTREELDRILNPDSMTEPRSLG from the coding sequence GTGACCACTCCTCCAGACTCAGCCACGCGGCGCGAGCACGACCTGCTCGGCGAGCGCGACGTCCCCGCGCACGCCCTGTACGGCGTCCAGACGCTGCGCGCCGTGGAGAACTTCCCGATCACCGGCGTGCAGCTGTGGGAGTTCCCCACGCTCGTGGCAGCGATGGCCGCCGTGAAGGAAGCGGCCGCGCTCGCCAACCGCGACCTCGGCCTGCTCGAGCCCGGGATCGCCGGCGCGATCGTCGACGCCGCCCGGGAGATTCGCGCCGGCGCGCACCACGAGCACTTCGTCGTGGACATGTTCCAAGGCGGCGCCGGCACGTCCACCAACATGAACGCCAACGAGGTCATCGCCAACCGCGCGCTCGAGATCCTCGGCCACCGAAGGGGCGATTACCAGGCCATCCACCCCAACACCCACGTCAACCTCAGCCAGTCCACCAACGACGTCTATCCGACCGCGGTGAAGGTCGCGCTACACGCGAGCATCACCGGGTTGCAGAGGGCCATGGCCGAGCTCGCCGGCGCGTTTGCGGCGAAGGGCGTGGAGTTCGCCGACCTGGTCAAGATCGGCCGCACGCAGTTGCAGGACGCCGTGCCGATGACACTCGGCCAGGAGTTCAGCGCCTTCGCGCACACGATCCTCGAGGACGTCGACCGGCTCGGCGAGGCCCAGGCGCTGATCCGCGAGATCAACATGGGCGCCACCGCCATCGGCACCGGCATCAACGCGCCGCCGGAGTACGCCGAGAGCGTTCGCCGGCATCTCTCGGAGATCACCGGGCTCGAGCTGATCACCGCGCCCGATCTCGTGGAAGCGACCGCGGACACCGGCGCCTTCGTCCAGCTGTCGGGCGTGCTCAAGCGCTGCGCCGTCAAGCTGTCGAAGATCTGCAACGATCTGCGGCTGCTCTCGTCGGGCCCGCGCGCCGGCTTGGGCGAGATCGATCTGCCCGCGATGCAGCCCGGCTCGTCCATCATGCCCGGGAAGGTGAACCCGGTGATTCCCGAGGTGATGAACCAGATCTGCTTCGACGTGATCGGCGGAGACGTGACCATCACCCTGGCCGCGGAAGCCGGGCAGCTCCAGCTCAACGTGTTCGAGCCCGTGATGGCCTACCGCCTGCTGCACGGGATGCAGTCGCTCACCAACGGCTGCGTGGTCCTGCGGGAGCGGTGCGTGACCGGCATCAAGGCCAACCCCGCGCGCCTCCGCTGGTTCGTCGAGCACTCGATCGGCGTAGTTACCGCCCTTGTCCCGGTCCTCGGCTACGACGTCGCCACCCAGATCGCGAAGGAGGCGCTCGACAGCGGACGCGGTGTGTACGAAATCGTGCAGGCGCGCGGCCTCATGACGCGCGAGGAGCTCGACCGCATCCTGAATCCCGACTCCATGACGGAGCCCCGAAGCCTGGGCTGA
- a CDS encoding protein kinase: MADQIKDSLQKSLGDGFRVTRELGGGGMSRVFVVEDVSLQRETVVKVLHPNMPGATNVERFRREIHLAATLSHPHIVPLLAAGETDGLPYFTMPFVKGESLRAKLSREGELPVAEAVHVLRDVALALAHAHSNGVVHRDIKPENILMTGGSAVVTDFGVAKALDRAAPEASLATSSGFALGTPAYMAPEQAAADPHVDHRADIYAFGVVAYELLTGEAPFRGQAQQILAAHAMQEPEALDRRRRGIPIVLANLVMRCLAKRPADRPQSATELVTTLDSVASTSSAGAPNTRARRSYLRPLLFALPVLALLGSVAWYALDRSSETDAEAPKSVAVLPFVNLGGGQSDEYFSDGITDELTSALARIEGLGVASRTSAFSFKGRSNVDTRAVGRALNVGAVLEGTVRRSGDRLKVSAQLSNTSDGFILWSETYERRGADVFDVQEDIARSIAAALRIQLSAGKSLFTGTRDSGAHDLYLRGRFAWNRRSAAELKNAIAYFEEAIAKDPGFARAYSGLAESYVLLPIFDGRTSGLASWQRAKAAALKALQLDPMLVEAQSALAYGYGMHEGNAVAADEAFRRAIRMNPRYATAHQWYADHLASRGQLERSLAEMRVAQALDPLSLQINYEIARGLYFLRRYDESIQHLNRSVKTDSAFAGFRTALGVAYMMKGDHTRALENARLAVPLSGGRPIVLGRLAAALAHAGQTGEARDGLRDLQRRAREGEALWFPIALAATALGERDLALGALEKSAEMNDAIMYEFTFDPALDPLRSDPRFIALWRKMGLPPSSPDWR; the protein is encoded by the coding sequence TTGGCTGATCAGATCAAAGATTCGCTTCAGAAATCGCTAGGCGACGGCTTTCGCGTGACGCGCGAGCTCGGCGGCGGCGGGATGAGCCGCGTCTTCGTGGTCGAGGACGTGAGTCTGCAGCGCGAGACGGTCGTCAAGGTTCTGCACCCCAACATGCCCGGCGCGACGAACGTCGAGCGCTTCCGGCGCGAGATTCATCTGGCCGCGACCCTCTCGCACCCGCACATCGTCCCGCTCCTCGCTGCCGGCGAGACCGACGGCCTGCCGTATTTCACGATGCCGTTCGTAAAAGGCGAATCGCTCCGGGCCAAGCTGTCGCGCGAGGGCGAGCTACCCGTCGCCGAAGCCGTGCACGTCCTGCGCGACGTGGCGCTGGCGCTAGCGCACGCGCATTCCAACGGCGTAGTGCACCGCGACATCAAGCCCGAGAACATCCTCATGACCGGCGGATCCGCCGTCGTCACGGACTTCGGCGTTGCGAAGGCGCTCGACCGCGCGGCGCCGGAAGCGAGCTTGGCGACGTCGTCCGGGTTCGCGCTCGGCACACCGGCGTACATGGCTCCCGAGCAGGCAGCCGCCGACCCGCACGTCGATCACCGCGCGGACATCTACGCCTTCGGCGTAGTCGCGTACGAGCTGCTCACCGGCGAAGCTCCCTTCCGCGGCCAGGCGCAGCAGATCCTCGCCGCCCACGCGATGCAGGAGCCGGAGGCGCTGGATCGCAGGCGCCGGGGAATCCCGATCGTGCTCGCCAATCTCGTGATGCGTTGCCTTGCGAAACGGCCCGCGGACAGGCCGCAGAGCGCGACAGAGCTGGTAACCACGCTCGACAGCGTCGCGTCCACGAGCAGCGCGGGTGCGCCGAACACACGCGCTCGGCGAAGCTACCTCCGGCCGCTCCTCTTTGCGCTTCCGGTTCTCGCCCTGCTCGGATCCGTCGCCTGGTACGCTCTCGACAGGAGCTCGGAGACCGATGCCGAGGCGCCGAAGTCGGTCGCTGTGCTTCCCTTCGTGAACCTGGGCGGCGGACAAAGCGACGAGTACTTCAGCGACGGAATCACGGACGAGCTGACTTCTGCGCTGGCTCGAATCGAAGGGCTCGGCGTAGCTTCGCGGACCTCCGCGTTTTCCTTCAAGGGAAGGAGCAACGTCGACACGCGCGCCGTAGGACGTGCGCTGAATGTCGGGGCCGTACTCGAAGGAACGGTTCGAAGATCGGGTGACCGCCTTAAAGTCAGCGCGCAGCTCAGCAACACTTCGGACGGCTTCATCCTCTGGTCGGAGACCTACGAGCGACGTGGAGCGGACGTATTCGACGTGCAGGAGGACATCGCCAGGTCGATCGCGGCGGCGCTCCGTATTCAGTTGAGCGCGGGCAAATCTCTCTTTACCGGCACGCGGGATTCGGGAGCCCACGATCTGTACCTGCGCGGTCGGTTTGCGTGGAACAGGCGATCCGCGGCGGAGCTGAAGAATGCGATCGCCTATTTCGAAGAGGCGATCGCAAAGGACCCTGGCTTCGCGCGCGCGTATTCCGGCTTGGCGGAAAGCTACGTACTCCTCCCCATATTCGACGGGCGGACCAGTGGTCTCGCGAGCTGGCAGCGCGCGAAGGCCGCGGCCCTGAAAGCGCTGCAGCTCGATCCGATGCTCGTCGAAGCTCAGTCCGCTCTTGCGTACGGCTACGGCATGCACGAAGGAAACGCGGTCGCCGCCGATGAAGCTTTTCGCCGCGCGATCCGCATGAACCCGCGCTACGCAACCGCCCACCAATGGTACGCCGACCACTTGGCGTCTCGCGGCCAGTTGGAGCGCAGCCTCGCCGAGATGCGGGTGGCCCAGGCGCTCGATCCTCTCTCGCTGCAAATCAACTACGAGATAGCACGGGGCCTCTATTTCCTTCGCCGCTACGACGAGTCGATTCAGCACCTGAACCGCAGCGTGAAGACCGATTCAGCCTTCGCCGGATTCCGTACCGCGCTCGGTGTCGCCTACATGATGAAGGGCGATCACACGAGGGCACTGGAAAACGCCCGCCTTGCGGTGCCACTTTCGGGAGGACGCCCGATCGTCCTTGGCCGGCTTGCCGCCGCCCTGGCCCATGCGGGGCAAACAGGAGAGGCGAGAGATGGCTTGCGGGATCTTCAGCGGCGCGCGCGCGAGGGAGAAGCGCTCTGGTTTCCGATCGCGCTCGCGGCGACAGCTCTCGGAGAACGCGACCTGGCGCTCGGCGCGCTGGAAAAAAGCGCGGAGATGAACGACGCAATAATGTACGAGTTCACCTTCGACCCCGCCCTCGACCCGCTCAGGTCCGATCCGAGATTCATCGCTCTCTGGCGCAAGATGGGCCTCCCTCCGTCGTCGCCGGACTGGCGCTGA
- the coxB gene encoding cytochrome c oxidase subunit II has translation MKVSVRVRRLSPYLALAALAMIFAACTGETTQYPNSTFEPKTELGRAIDDLWDILLLLGTIVFVLVELVLAFVVWKYRNNKEAKHTHGNTKLEILWTLIPAIILVFIAVPTVRTIFETQAPAPGDALKVDVIGHQWWWEFRYPEYGVTTANELYLPVGRTVSFSLTTRDVIHSFWIPQMGAKRDLIANRTNYIWFTPDTAIAPSVWNGFCTEYCGTSHAFMRFRVFTVTPEQFESWIAGQKATAAFNAGPAAPAPSAPDSQPPAATPLDTNPPARPIGPPTGTGTGTAQLAGGVAPGYFFPHESMPAYAVPQRPLPANISFTRGLTGDPARGQTAFMLGGCIGCHTVRGNPMAAGILGPDLTHFATRHTLAGGIYPNTTDYLARWIKNARVMKPASLMPTLGKGEYDPVLKRTAPVSLDDQQIADIVAYLQQLR, from the coding sequence ATGAAAGTTTCCGTACGCGTGCGGCGGCTATCACCATACCTGGCTCTGGCCGCACTCGCGATGATATTCGCCGCGTGCACCGGCGAGACGACCCAGTACCCCAACTCCACGTTCGAGCCCAAGACCGAGCTCGGCCGCGCCATCGACGACCTGTGGGACATCCTGCTCCTGCTCGGGACGATCGTCTTCGTCCTCGTCGAGCTCGTCCTGGCCTTCGTCGTCTGGAAGTACCGCAACAACAAGGAAGCGAAGCACACCCACGGGAACACCAAGCTCGAGATCCTCTGGACGCTGATCCCCGCGATCATTCTCGTGTTCATAGCGGTGCCAACCGTCAGGACGATCTTCGAGACGCAGGCCCCCGCTCCCGGCGACGCGCTCAAGGTCGACGTCATCGGCCACCAGTGGTGGTGGGAGTTCAGGTATCCCGAGTACGGCGTGACGACCGCCAACGAGCTGTACCTCCCGGTCGGCCGCACCGTGAGCTTCTCGCTCACCACCAGGGACGTGATCCACTCGTTCTGGATCCCGCAGATGGGCGCCAAGCGCGACCTCATCGCCAACCGCACCAATTACATCTGGTTCACGCCGGACACCGCCATCGCGCCCAGCGTGTGGAACGGCTTCTGTACGGAGTACTGCGGGACGTCGCACGCGTTCATGCGCTTTCGCGTGTTCACCGTGACGCCCGAGCAGTTCGAGAGCTGGATCGCCGGGCAGAAGGCCACCGCCGCGTTCAACGCCGGTCCGGCGGCTCCGGCCCCTTCGGCCCCGGACAGCCAGCCGCCCGCCGCGACCCCGCTCGACACGAATCCTCCGGCCCGGCCGATCGGTCCGCCCACCGGCACCGGCACCGGCACCGCGCAGCTCGCCGGCGGAGTGGCGCCCGGATATTTCTTCCCGCACGAGAGCATGCCGGCGTACGCCGTGCCGCAGCGTCCGCTGCCAGCGAACATCAGCTTCACGCGCGGCCTCACGGGCGATCCCGCGCGCGGACAGACCGCGTTCATGCTGGGCGGATGCATCGGCTGCCACACCGTGCGCGGCAACCCGATGGCCGCCGGCATCCTCGGCCCCGACCTCACGCACTTCGCCACGCGCCATACGCTGGCGGGCGGCATCTACCCGAACACGACCGACTACCTGGCGCGCTGGATCAAGAACGCGCGCGTGATGAAACCCGCCAGCCTCATGCCGACGCTCGGCAAGGGCGAGTACGACCCCGTCCTCAAGCGGACGGCGCCCGTGTCACTCGACGACCAGCAGATCGCCGACATCGTCGCGTACCTGCAGCAGCTGAGATAG